One uncultured Carboxylicivirga sp. genomic window, GGCACTTTATTAATGGCCATGTATGGACAAGGAAAAACTAGGGGAAAACTTGCCATTTTAGGAATTGAAGCTTCTACGAACCAAGCTTGTGCTGCAATAATACCTAATTTAAACATAGTCAATCAGGAGTACTTATTTCATAATCTTTCAAATAGATACAAAGAAATTAGAAATATTAGTAATACCGGAGGTCAAGAAAATTTAAGTGCTGGTTTGATTAAAAGCATTATTATCCCTTTGCCATCAATTGCAGAACAAAGCAAAATAGTAGATTTTCTTATTAAACTTGATGAAAAAATAATGGTTTGTCAGAGCAAGATTGAGGAAACAAAAGAATATAAAAAGAGCCTATTGCAAAAAATGTTTTGCGTTTAATATATATTAGAATATGAGAAAAACATTCAACATATACTGCGATGAAAGTTGTCATATCGAGAACGACCACAAGGACTACATGTTACTTGGGTGCGTTAGCTCGGCATACAATCAGGTAAAACGCCATACCGAACGTATTAAAAACATAAAAACAAAGCATAATTTCTATGGCGAAATTAAGTGGAGTAATGTTTCAACATCGCAATACCAGTTTTATAAAGAATTGCTTGAGTATTTTTTTGATACCGATTTACGATACAGAGCTGTGCTTGTTGATAAGAAGAAAATTAAGATTGATGCATTTAATCAGGATTACGACACCTTCTACTATAAAATGTACTACTACTTGCTCAATCACAACAAAAACAGCATGTATAGCTACAATGTTTATCTCGATATAAAAGACACCCTTAGTGCCTACAAAGTAACTAAGCTAAAAGAGATTTTAAATACGCAATTTGGTGTTTTTAATAATGTGCAGAACATACGTTCGCATGAAAGTATTATACTGCAAATAGCAGATTTAATCACAGGAGCATTAGCTTATAATTTGAACAATGCCGACAAAAAAGTAAAGGCAAAAACTGATTTAATAAGCCTAATAAAGAAACATGCGCCTAAAGGTTTAGACCAAAACTCTGACTATAACGAAAATAAGTTGAACCTGTTTTTTATAGAATTGCGATAGTATGCCATTTAACCAGCTAAAAAAATACAATCAACTTTTAGAGCTTGCTGCCTTAAATCCGGCACAGCAAAAAAAATCGTTACAGTCTATTTTTGACCGAGACATCACAAATAATCCATCGTTTAAGTTTAAACAAAGGCACATAACGCCCACACCCAAAGATGGAGAAATTAAGATGAGTACCCTTTATACACACCTTACAACGGTTATTGTTGATAAGGTGACCCGAAAGAGGGAGTTTGATAACGATAGAGCCATCCGATTACATTGGGTAAAATACCATGTTGATGAAAACAAGAAGGACAACATACTTATTTTCTCAGTAAAAGAACCAGAAGGAAATCGAACCTATATTTACGATAAAGACGAAAAGTATGTGGTGGTTTTAGAACCGCTTCGAGCTAAGGATGAGTACTATTTACTTACTGCTTACTATGTAAAAGGTAAAGATGCGAAACGAGATAAATTTGCAAGTAAATATAAAAGACGATTGAATGAAGTGCTATAAAACGCAAAAAACGCATAACATCAAGGCTATGCGTTTTTCGATTTCTTTCCTCCGAACGGAAGGATGAACTCGCTGCAAATATAAGACATATTTAATGACTACTCCAAATATTGGAGCATAATAATACGTTTAAACGCTTTGGAAGAAAAGATTAAGATACTATAAATGAGCCGACAAACAGAACAGATACTTGAAGACCAACTGGTTGAGCAACTGCAAAACTTGGGTTATGGTTTAGTGCAAATAAAAGATGAAACGGAGTTAATTGCCAATTTAAAACGACAATTGGAGAAGCATAATGGCATTTCGTTTTCTGATGGTGAGTTTAGTAAAGTAATGAATATACTTACCAAAGGTTCTGTTTTCGAGAAATCAAAAACGCTTCGTGAAAAACAACATATTGTTCGTGACAATGGCGATAATCTTTACTTTGAATTTATCAACTCCGAAAAATGGTGCCAGAACCAATTTCAGGTTACGCATCAAGTAACCATTGATGGCAAGTACAAAAACCGCTACGATGTTACCATACTAATTAATGGTTTGCCTTTAGTTCAGATTGAATTAAAGCGAAGAGGATTGGAACTAAAAGAAGCTTTTAACCAGATTAACCGCTATCAGAAACATTCGTTTGGGGCAAACTCAGCTCTATTTCAATACGTTCAGATATTTATCATTAGCAATGGCGTAAATACAAAATACTACGCTAATAACCGAAATCAATCCTTTAAGCAGACCTTTTACTGGACTGATAAGGAGAATAACAGATTAACCAATATACTAAACGGTTTTACAAGCGACTTTTTAGAACCATGCCATATCTCTAAAATGATATGTAAGTACATCGTTCTAAACGAGACACACAAAATATTGATGGTGCTACGTCCGTATCAATACTATGCTGTTGAAACGCTAATTGATAGAGTGCTGCATAGTCGGAAGAATGGATATATTTGGCACACCACAGGTTCAGGAAAAACACTTACTTCGTTTAAAGCAAGTCAGATATTGACCAGCGTTGATAAGATAAAAAAAGTGGTTTTTGTGGTTGACCGTAAAGATTTGGATTACCAAACAACCAAAGAGTTTAATAGTTTCAGTAAAGGCTGTATAGATGGTACTGATAATACACAGCAGTTGGTTAAGCAGTTTTCTGATGATACAAAGCTAATTGTTACCACTATTCAAAAGCTGAATACAGCCATAAGCAAAAAACAGTATTTAGCCAAAATGGAGAAGCTCCAAGGCGAACGTATTATTTTTATTTTTGATGAGTGCCACCGTTCTCAATTTGGAGAAACCCACAATAGGATAAAAACGTTTTTTAAAGAACCTCAGATGTTCGGTTTTACCGGTACACCTATTTTTGCTGATAATGCAGTAAAAAATGAAATGGGAAAAAGAACTACCACCGAACTTTTTGAAGACTGTCTGCATAAGTACGTTATTACAGATGCCATTAAGGACGAAAACGTATTAAAATTTTCAGTTGAGTATGTTGGTAGATACAAGCAAAAAGACGATAAAGAAACAAATATTGATATTGAGGTTGAAGACATTGACACAAAGGAGTTAATGGAATCACCCGTAAGAATTGAAAAAATTGCTGATTATATACTTGCACACCACCACCGCAAAACACATAGCAAGGAGTTTACCGCAATGTTTTGTGTAAGCAGTATTGAAACGTTGGTAAAGTACTATGACCTGCTTCAAAAGAAAAAAGAAGAGGGACTACACAATCTAAAAATTGCTACCATATTCAGCTTTGCTGCCAACGAAGATGATGCTGATGCCAATGGATTTCTTCCTGAAGAATTATCGGTTGTTGAAGAACCTAAAGCGTTATATGGAGTAAGCAAACACAGTCGGGAAAAATTAGACCTGTATATTAGTGATTACAATAAAATGTTTGGGAGTAAATTCTCAACAAAAGACAGCCAATCGTTTTATAATTATTACAATGATATTTCCAAAAAAGTAAAAGAACGTCAGATAGATATTCTACTTGTAGTAAATATGTTCCTCACAGGCTTTGACAGTAAAACGCTAAACACGCTTTATGTTGATAAAAACCTAAAGTATCACGGGCTAATTCAGGCTTATTCTCGAACCAACAGAATACTCAACGAGCAAAAATCGCAAGGAAACATCGTGGTTTTCCGAAATCTTAAAAAAGCTACTGATGATGCAATTACATTATTCAGTAACAAAGATGCGATTGATGTAATCATCATGGAGCCATACGAGGATTATGTCAGTAAAATTGATGATGCATTTAAGGAACTACTAAATATTGCTCCGACAATTGATAGTGTTAACGACTTAAAGAGTGAAGAAGATGAATTGAAATTCATTAAGGCTTTCCGTGACTTAATGCGAATAAAGAATATTCTAACCACTTTTGCCGATTTTGATTGGTCGGATTTAGAAATGGAAGAACAGGATTTTGAAGATTACAAAAGCAAGTACCTGGACCTTCACGATAAAGTTAAGTCAGACCGACAAAAAGAGAAAGTATCTATTCTTGATGATGTTGATTTTGAATTGGAGCTAATTCATAAAGATGATGTAGATGTAAGCTATATTCTAAAGCTACTCGCTAATTTAAAAGACACCAATAAAGAAGAAAAAGAGAAACGCCAAAAAGAAATACTCGACCTACTTTCAGGTGAAGCACATTTACGCAGTAAGCGAGAGCTAATAGAACGATTTATTCAAGAGAATATGCCAATAATTGAGGATTCCGATACTATACCGGAAGAATTTGAAAAGTATTGGAGTATTGAACAACTAAAAGCCTTTGACGCACTTGTAAAAGAGGAAAAGCTTTCCGAAAGCAAAACACAAAAGCTAATTGAGCAATACCTGTTTGCAGAACGAGAACCACTAAGAGACGAAGTGCTATCACTTATTGAAGGGGAACAACCATCGGTTCTTCAGCGCAAAAAGACAGGAGATAGAATATTAAGCAAGATTGTTGGCTTTGTTGAAACTTTTGTAAATGGTATGGTTGGGAAGTGATTTATTACTGCTAGATAAATATTTATAGATATTTTACCAATAATATTGCTGTGGGTAATATTATTTTGCTATATTTGCATTGTAGTTCTTTGAAATCTGTGTTAATCAGTCCAAGTGTTTTTGTAAAATAAAACAAATGAAGAGGCTTGCCTCCACCCTTAGGGGTTCTTGTAGCGGACACGAGCAATCATATAAATCAGATAAGTTTGTCTTATCAATGCTTGTTATGTTACGGTATATGCTTATCGAGAGAGTTGTTTTTACTTTTTTAAAAAAGCAGGAAAATGAGAAGTGTTTGAACGTATCTATTATGGACTGGTGCTATTGAATCAGCAGGCAATATTGCCAAAATTCATAAATTACATTAGTATGTTAAAACACAGATTAGACCGCCTTAAAAGTGGGGTTAGGTCATTATTGAATGAGAACGGGTACGAGTTCTCGGATGCTGATAAAGCTCTACTAGAAGAAATTCTTGAAGAGTTAGAAGGGATGTCAAACGATGAAAATGGTTCAAACCATAATCGCATGTTTGAAGTTCTCTCCTTGGTTATGCGATATTTAAGATTCTTCGGGGTCAATGATATTTCTGATTTATTCTAATTCCACACTTCTCTTTTTTTTAAATAATTTAATTCTAAAAGTGATGAATATAGGTAACGCAATAAAAGAGCTTCGAAAACAAAAAGGTTTTAAGCAAGTCGATTTTGCAGATAAATGTGGATTATCACAATCTTATTTGTCCTTAATTGAAAAAGGGAAAAAAGAACCTACACTAAGTCTTTTAAAACAAATTTCATCCACACTGTCGATGCCACTGCCAATTTTGGTTTTTCTTTCATTGGATATGGATGATATAGCAGATTCAAAGAAACAAGCATTCCAATTATTAGAGCCATCTATAAAAGGTTTAATCAGTGATGTATTTGTAACAGAGTCAGTATTATAAGTTTGAAAAAAAGGATTAAAGATTTAGCGTTTGCTCTAAAAATCAATAAAGATGAACTTCTTGATTTAGCTATGCAACTTGATTTAGCAGAATCAAAACTTTATAATTCATGGGATGAACCGAAAAAAGATGAAAATGGAAATCCCAAATATTTAGACGGGATTCTTCAAACAAGGCCAATAAACGCTCCAATAAAAAGGCTCAAAAATATTCAATCAAAAATTTTAAAGAAAGCACTATATTCATTCAAATTGCCTGATTATTTTTACGGTGGAATAAAAGGTAAGGATGCTGTTCTGAATGCCAAAGTTCATCAGGGCAATAAGTATTTTTTTCAAACTGATTTGAAAGATTTTTATCCATCAATTCATTGTGCAGTTGTTGAAGAAACTTTGAGAAAAATGGGTTTCTATCCAGATGTATCTCGTCTAATCACTAGGCTTAGCACAAAAGCTGGTGCTTTACCTCAAGGATGTCCAACATCATCATATATGGCTGCGTTGGTAGTATATTTCAATACTAATGACCTATTACAAAAATACATCACTCAGAATCTAAAAGTCACAATTTATGTAGATGACTTAACAATCTCAAGCCCAATTGATTTTAAAGACAGGTCTGTTATAATATTGCAAGAACTTCGACAGCGAGGTCTTAAAATTAACTTTGATAAAACAAGATACTATTCAAAAAACCCTTTAGTTACAGGTGTAGTTGTAAAAAACAATGGAATTACGGCTCCTAAAATATCCTTCATCAAATCAAGAGACCTATCACTCTCTGAAAACTCAAGAAAGGGACACCAGATGAGAATTGACTATATAAAAAGAATAGCTAAGAAAAAATAATAATCCTATCTTAGCTTCGCTAATCATCAAGGGTATAATTCTTAAATTATGCCCAACATACTTGAATACCCTCTACTAATAAGCCTAAGTTATGGGCTTATTCCTGTTTGTACCCATCTCTGTAACCGAACATTATCGGTTTTTAGTGCCATTTTCGGCAAAGTAATCCAAAGCATTTTAGTTTTTTTTCAAAGCTGCCTCATTCAGGCAATATATACCCTTCAAAAAAGTCAATATCCGAAAAAGCACTTTACATATTCTTGTGATGTCCTAAAAAGCTCGCTCAATATCAAGAAAAGCCATCAAAAGGAAGAAAAAGCACTCCCAAAGCACTATACAAGCTTGCATTTTTCAATGTATTCAGGGCTATTTCAGGCAGTTTCACGCTTAAATCTTATGCCATGATATTACGCAGAACCATATTAAAACAGGAATTGGTTAAAAAACTGTACCCTGATAGCATTTCGGTAAAATCGGCATTGCAACAGCTTCGCAGGGATATAGACTTATGCCCTGAACTCAAAGAGAAGATTTCGACTGCCGGACAAACTCGCAGACACTATTATAATTTGCAGCAACTCAATATCATACTCGACCATTTCTGCATTACTCACGAAGAATTTGAACAATTATAAAACTCACACAATGATTTACTTTCAGAATATCACAGAATTAGAACAAGCCAAATTGCAATACCGAACGTTGGCAAAGCAACTACACCCCGACAAAGGCGGTTCTGCCATCGAGTTCAACCAGATGCAACAAGAATACAAGACCATACTAATGCAACTGCAACAAAAACAAAGTCGTTCAATTAACCACCAACCTCAAAAGGAAAACGATATATTGTCCGAATTAGGAAAGCTTGCCAAGGTGCTGATTGAAAAACAAGTGCCACAAATGTTTTTACAGCAACGCATACAAAAAAGCCAATCCGCATTGGAAAAGGGTTTGTTCTCTGAAATTGTAAATTTCTTGGATGGAATAAGCTCAAATAGTAAAAAGTAAACATCTCAAAAATAAATTAGCAAATACTAACCACAAACAGCCACACCTCCGCCAAGTGCCTACTCTATGTTTGTTCCCACTATGGAAGCAAACACAAAGAAAATATTAGGCACAGTAGCCGTTGTAGCAGCCATTGGCGGAGGCTTCTACCTGATTAAAAAAGGAAAAAAACTACTGTCGGGTGCAAAAATGAACTTTGCACTCCTTGGTTTCCGCATTCACAAAATGGACTTGCAAGAAGTTCAGTTTGCAGTTAAACTTCGTTGCTACAATCCCACCAAAGCACCCATTACTTTAGCCGTAAATCAAGTTGTAGCCAAATACAAAGGTTCGGCAATTGCTTATTCCACTCCCGACATCAAAGGCTTAACCATTGGTGCAGGTAAAACACAAGAACCCGAAATCGTTTTTCAAGTGCCTTATCTTAATCTCATGGGTAAAGGCTTGTCAATGTCATTGCTCCAAAATACTGCACAGTTAAAAACTGATATGAGCTTTACACTTACTCTTAGTGTGAATGGCGAAACGATAACTACCACGCAAAATTTAACAGATGAAACCCACTCTTCCGTGGGTTCGCTGAATTCCTCTGAAAACAGAATCAATATGAAGCAAAATATGAACGGATTAGCATTGGGGCAACTCGGTATTGTATCTGGCCCACGAAATACCCTTGACGGTCGGAAGTTCAACAACCTAATAAAAAAAGCCACAGGAACGGAGGTCTTTGTAAAGAATGGCAATGTATTGGAAACCGTTGAAAGCTGCATTGATATAGTGGCATCGCATTACCGTGAAGTAG contains:
- a CDS encoding DUF3800 domain-containing protein, with product MRKTFNIYCDESCHIENDHKDYMLLGCVSSAYNQVKRHTERIKNIKTKHNFYGEIKWSNVSTSQYQFYKELLEYFFDTDLRYRAVLVDKKKIKIDAFNQDYDTFYYKMYYYLLNHNKNSMYSYNVYLDIKDTLSAYKVTKLKEILNTQFGVFNNVQNIRSHESIILQIADLITGALAYNLNNADKKVKAKTDLISLIKKHAPKGLDQNSDYNENKLNLFFIELR
- a CDS encoding type I restriction endonuclease subunit R — protein: MSRQTEQILEDQLVEQLQNLGYGLVQIKDETELIANLKRQLEKHNGISFSDGEFSKVMNILTKGSVFEKSKTLREKQHIVRDNGDNLYFEFINSEKWCQNQFQVTHQVTIDGKYKNRYDVTILINGLPLVQIELKRRGLELKEAFNQINRYQKHSFGANSALFQYVQIFIISNGVNTKYYANNRNQSFKQTFYWTDKENNRLTNILNGFTSDFLEPCHISKMICKYIVLNETHKILMVLRPYQYYAVETLIDRVLHSRKNGYIWHTTGSGKTLTSFKASQILTSVDKIKKVVFVVDRKDLDYQTTKEFNSFSKGCIDGTDNTQQLVKQFSDDTKLIVTTIQKLNTAISKKQYLAKMEKLQGERIIFIFDECHRSQFGETHNRIKTFFKEPQMFGFTGTPIFADNAVKNEMGKRTTTELFEDCLHKYVITDAIKDENVLKFSVEYVGRYKQKDDKETNIDIEVEDIDTKELMESPVRIEKIADYILAHHHRKTHSKEFTAMFCVSSIETLVKYYDLLQKKKEEGLHNLKIATIFSFAANEDDADANGFLPEELSVVEEPKALYGVSKHSREKLDLYISDYNKMFGSKFSTKDSQSFYNYYNDISKKVKERQIDILLVVNMFLTGFDSKTLNTLYVDKNLKYHGLIQAYSRTNRILNEQKSQGNIVVFRNLKKATDDAITLFSNKDAIDVIIMEPYEDYVSKIDDAFKELLNIAPTIDSVNDLKSEEDELKFIKAFRDLMRIKNILTTFADFDWSDLEMEEQDFEDYKSKYLDLHDKVKSDRQKEKVSILDDVDFELELIHKDDVDVSYILKLLANLKDTNKEEKEKRQKEILDLLSGEAHLRSKRELIERFIQENMPIIEDSDTIPEEFEKYWSIEQLKAFDALVKEEKLSESKTQKLIEQYLFAEREPLRDEVLSLIEGEQPSVLQRKKTGDRILSKIVGFVETFVNGMVGK
- a CDS encoding helix-turn-helix transcriptional regulator — translated: MNIGNAIKELRKQKGFKQVDFADKCGLSQSYLSLIEKGKKEPTLSLLKQISSTLSMPLPILVFLSLDMDDIADSKKQAFQLLEPSIKGLISDVFVTESVL
- a CDS encoding reverse transcriptase family protein, which encodes MKKRIKDLAFALKINKDELLDLAMQLDLAESKLYNSWDEPKKDENGNPKYLDGILQTRPINAPIKRLKNIQSKILKKALYSFKLPDYFYGGIKGKDAVLNAKVHQGNKYFFQTDLKDFYPSIHCAVVEETLRKMGFYPDVSRLITRLSTKAGALPQGCPTSSYMAALVVYFNTNDLLQKYITQNLKVTIYVDDLTISSPIDFKDRSVIILQELRQRGLKINFDKTRYYSKNPLVTGVVVKNNGITAPKISFIKSRDLSLSENSRKGHQMRIDYIKRIAKKK
- a CDS encoding DUF4248 domain-containing protein — protein: MILRRTILKQELVKKLYPDSISVKSALQQLRRDIDLCPELKEKISTAGQTRRHYYNLQQLNIILDHFCITHEEFEQL